The window GCAAATGTACTAATCGAGGAAAACAAATTCAAGACTCTATGCTGTCAACCACAAGCGCTAACCGAAATTCAACTGTTTTGAGATTCTTTGCCACATTAGTTTCAACCATTCTTATATGTAACAAATCTACACACTTAGAAAACAAGATACAAGATGCAACATGCGTGCAGATATCTTTATCTACCAGTTACTGGCTTCTTCTGAGTAAATCCTTGATAGAATCAGAAGAAGGATCCCACTGCAAGCACTTGAGCCCCTCTCCGTTTATCGAAACAAGGCTCTCCTTGTAAAAGAATAcccaataaatgaaaaaaccATTCTCCCTTCTTCGCGTTTCAAGAGTCCTTAATTTCTTCGTATTAATAGTATACACAGTCAAGTGCGAACTTCCAGTTTCCAGTAAGAGTTCGGTGTCCCTCCAGAAACCAAGGGGCCATTTAAGGTCTTCAAAAGGGCCAATATTCAAACATTTAATCCAGCAGCTTTCCTCCTTCAACACCCATATGTCAACACATTTATCATTCCTATCTAAATCACACGATATTAGGGCCACTGAATCACCGTACAAAGCAAGGTCCCCTCCTCTAGCTTTGAGACAATCTGGCACTTTTATTTCATGAAACGTCTCAAGGCTCATGTCAAAAGCAAGTATGGAGACATCCTGGTCGTTAAGCTCTGTGAACCAGTAATAAACCCCATTCAAGTACGTGTTACACAGGGACTTGTAAGAACAATGACCTGAGTTTGCCAAATCCACGTCCTCAAAATGTCTCCAAGAATCACTCCTCAAGCTGTAGATAGAAACAATGGAAGGATCATGAGGAATATCCAGTTCATCATTCCAGAAATACTGGATCGAAATGACCTTATAATCTTTGCCAGACTCGTCCCATCCAAACCCAAGCAGATCATCATAGGGAGATAAATGGGGTTTAACATCCGGATGAAGTAAAGGGATAGGCCTAAACTGTCTCATGGATGGGTTCAACAAAGCCATGTTTCCCGACCTACCAACCACCAAAAATAAGCCATCCACAGGTCCCAGAAGAGATCCAACTGTAATGGGAATTTGAAGATGATCAGGTTCTTCGAATCCACAAAATGTTTCATCATGAAACAAGGCATAGGCATATTCGTCGGTGTCAGGTATATAATTGCGAACAAGTAGGCGCTCTGGATTACTCTTGTGATTGAAATGCCGTTTGACAAAGCCTGGGCTTTCGATGAGAGTGCACCAATACTTGGAAACACACTTGAATTGCAACAGTGTCTTCACAGGCAACCTCAATACAATGTCGACCATCACGTCTTCAGGTAAGTAACCATGATTTGTGGTGCTTGCCATATA of the Primulina huaijiensis isolate GDHJ02 chromosome 1, ASM1229523v2, whole genome shotgun sequence genome contains:
- the LOC140973417 gene encoding F-box only protein 8-like — translated: MASTTNHGYLPEDVMVDIVLRLPVKTLLQFKCVSKYWCTLIESPGFVKRHFNHKSNPERLLVRNYIPDTDEYAYALFHDETFCGFEEPDHLQIPITVGSLLGPVDGLFLVVGRSGNMALLNPSMRQFRPIPLLHPDVKPHLSPYDDLLGFGWDESGKDYKVISIQYFWNDELDIPHDPSIVSIYSLRSDSWRHFEDVDLANSGHCSYKSLCNTYLNGVYYWFTELNDQDVSILAFDMSLETFHEIKVPDCLKARGGDLALYGDSVALISCDLDRNDKCVDIWVLKEESCWIKCLNIGPFEDLKWPLGFWRDTELLLETGSSHLTVYTINTKKLRTLETRRRENGFFIYWVFFYKESLVSINGEGLKCLQWDPSSDSIKDLLRRSQ